A single window of Streptomyces xanthii DNA harbors:
- a CDS encoding DinB family protein: MIDAFAKDNLHGRLRRDREALLWKLDGLSEYDARRPLTATGTNLLGLVKHVATVEARYFGEVFDRPSPEPLCRWQDSDGSDQWATEDETRDEIVAFYRRTWKHSDATIDELSLDASGHVPWWPQPHSGTNLFVILVHVLGETVRHTGQADILREGVDGRTGLRAEHERPIDEQARADHRAKLERAARAAASFGA; this comes from the coding sequence ATGATCGACGCATTCGCGAAGGACAACCTGCACGGCAGGCTGCGGCGGGACCGCGAGGCCCTGCTCTGGAAACTCGACGGCCTGTCCGAGTACGACGCCCGCCGACCCCTGACCGCGACGGGGACCAACCTCCTCGGCCTCGTCAAACACGTGGCCACCGTCGAGGCCAGGTACTTCGGCGAGGTCTTCGACCGCCCGTCCCCGGAACCGCTGTGCCGGTGGCAGGACTCCGACGGCAGTGACCAGTGGGCGACCGAGGACGAGACCCGTGACGAGATCGTCGCGTTCTACCGGCGCACCTGGAAACACTCGGACGCCACGATCGACGAACTCTCCCTCGACGCCTCCGGCCACGTGCCCTGGTGGCCGCAGCCGCACTCCGGCACCAACCTGTTCGTCATCCTGGTTCACGTCCTCGGCGAGACCGTCCGGCACACCGGACAAGCCGACATCCTGCGCGAGGGCGTCGACGGCCGGACCGGTCTGCGCGCCGAACACGAGCGGCCGATCGACGAACAGGCCCGCGCCGACCACCGCGCGAAGCTCGAACGGGCCGCAAGGGCCGCCGCATCCTTCGGGGCCTGA
- a CDS encoding IclR family transcriptional regulator gives MDISDISSGVGVLDKTAVIMGALASGPATLAGLVAATGLSRPTAHRLATALERHRLVGRDLQGRFVLGPWLAELSAASSEDHLLTAAGPVLTALRDTTGESTQLYRRQGEMRVCVAAAERTAGLRDTVPVGSAFPMKVGSASQVLLAWEEPERYHHGLQGAHFTARTLSGVRRRGWAQSIGEREPGMASVSAPVRDPARRVVAAVTVTGPVQRLTRHPGARLAKVAVDAADRLTEAVHAS, from the coding sequence ATGGACATTTCGGATATTTCCAGTGGTGTCGGCGTCCTCGACAAGACCGCAGTGATCATGGGTGCGCTGGCGTCGGGGCCCGCCACCCTGGCGGGTCTGGTCGCCGCCACCGGCCTGTCCCGGCCCACCGCCCACCGGCTCGCCACCGCCCTCGAACGCCACCGTCTCGTCGGCAGGGACCTCCAGGGCCGGTTCGTCCTCGGCCCCTGGCTCGCCGAGCTCTCGGCCGCGTCGAGCGAGGACCATCTGCTGACCGCGGCGGGTCCGGTCCTCACCGCCCTGCGTGACACGACCGGTGAGAGCACGCAGCTCTACCGGCGCCAAGGGGAGATGCGTGTCTGCGTCGCCGCCGCGGAGCGGACGGCCGGCCTGCGTGACACGGTGCCCGTCGGTTCCGCATTCCCCATGAAGGTCGGCTCCGCCTCCCAGGTCCTGCTGGCCTGGGAGGAACCGGAGCGCTACCACCACGGCCTGCAGGGCGCGCACTTCACGGCCAGGACCCTGAGCGGCGTCCGGCGCCGGGGCTGGGCCCAGTCGATCGGCGAACGCGAACCCGGCATGGCCTCCGTCTCGGCGCCGGTGCGGGACCCGGCTCGTCGGGTCGTGGCCGCGGTCACGGTGACCGGCCCGGTTCAACGTCTCACCCGCCACCCCGGCGCACGGCTCGCGAAGGTCGCCGTCGACGCGGCCGACCGCCTCACCGAGGCCGTCCACGCCTCCTGA
- a CDS encoding MFS transporter — protein sequence MTTEATVRTRAVPGSPKERLTRFHLRVTATTFGANFSDGFALGVIGAVLPTLSTSMHLNGVWQGLLGASALIGLFFGSVILGRVADAIGRQKLYLYNFVLITVASAAQFWAHDPWSLFALRLLIGFGLGADYAVGPTLLSEFSPRHLRGLLLGSLTVLWTVGYVLANILGTYISLSDTSAHLLLAAGALPAALVLFLRIGTPESPSWLASRGRVAEADEIRRRYLGEEPEPRTAQGTPPAPEVTPSYSELFAPGQRRNTWFGVIFYSAQVLPYFAIYTFMSTILASLHVADADAQNTVLNLFLLLGGVVGLWPVQRMGRRPFTVWTFVVLTVCLAAMAALNDHSGLVLMVPFVIYTFVMAAASNITQVYPPELFPTALRGAGVGFLNGTSRVASAVGTFILPISLDRLGVGWSMAWLAGVLLLGTLASVAWAPETRNLVTTEGLHH from the coding sequence ATGACGACCGAAGCAACCGTCCGGACGAGAGCGGTGCCCGGCAGTCCCAAGGAACGTCTGACCAGGTTCCACCTGCGAGTGACCGCCACTACGTTCGGTGCGAACTTCTCCGACGGCTTCGCGCTCGGGGTGATCGGGGCCGTCCTGCCGACCCTGTCGACGTCGATGCACCTGAACGGCGTCTGGCAGGGCCTGCTCGGTGCCTCCGCGCTGATCGGGCTCTTCTTCGGCAGTGTGATCCTCGGCCGCGTGGCCGACGCCATCGGACGCCAGAAGCTCTACCTGTACAACTTCGTCCTGATCACGGTCGCCTCCGCCGCACAGTTCTGGGCGCACGATCCGTGGAGCCTGTTCGCCCTGCGTCTGCTGATCGGCTTCGGTCTCGGCGCCGACTACGCCGTGGGTCCGACGCTCCTCTCCGAGTTCTCGCCCCGGCACCTGCGCGGTCTGCTGCTCGGGTCACTCACCGTCCTGTGGACCGTCGGCTACGTGCTGGCGAACATCCTCGGCACCTACATCTCCCTCAGCGACACCTCCGCGCATCTGCTGCTGGCGGCGGGCGCTCTCCCGGCCGCGCTCGTCCTGTTCCTGCGGATCGGCACCCCCGAGTCGCCGAGCTGGCTCGCGAGCCGGGGCCGGGTCGCGGAAGCCGACGAGATCCGCCGCCGCTACCTCGGGGAGGAACCCGAACCCCGCACCGCCCAGGGCACACCGCCCGCGCCCGAGGTCACCCCGAGCTACAGCGAACTGTTCGCCCCCGGACAGCGTCGCAACACCTGGTTCGGCGTGATCTTCTACAGTGCGCAGGTCCTGCCGTACTTCGCGATCTACACCTTCATGTCGACGATCCTCGCCTCGCTCCACGTCGCGGACGCGGACGCGCAGAACACGGTCCTCAACCTGTTCCTCCTGCTCGGCGGCGTGGTGGGACTGTGGCCGGTGCAGCGCATGGGCCGCCGGCCCTTCACCGTCTGGACCTTCGTCGTCCTGACCGTCTGCCTCGCGGCGATGGCCGCGCTCAACGACCACTCCGGCCTTGTGCTCATGGTGCCCTTCGTCATCTACACGTTCGTGATGGCGGCCGCGTCCAACATCACGCAGGTCTACCCGCCCGAGCTGTTCCCGACCGCACTGCGCGGCGCCGGTGTCGGCTTCCTCAACGGAACGAGCAGGGTCGCCTCCGCGGTCGGCACGTTCATCCTGCCGATCAGCCTCGACCGGCTCGGCGTCGGCTGGTCGATGGCCTGGCTGGCGGGCGTCCTGCTCCTCGGCACCCTGGCCAGCGTCGCCTGGGCACCCGAGACCCGGAACCTGGTGACCACGGAAGGCCTGCACCACTGA
- a CDS encoding haloalkane dehalogenase, with the protein MPTLPVLDSTLHHRESGDPDGLPFVFLHGNPTSSHLWRNVLPGVAAPGRRLLAPDLIGMGDSGKPRIAYSFDDHARYLDAWFDALGLAEAVLIGHDWGGALAFDRAARLPERVRGLAFTETILKPLEGDEFPSAGRELFTLLRTPGVGEEMILEKSLFIEGLPDTMATPLDPADLDVYRRPFPTPHSRRPVLAWTRMMPFDAEPADVVAHIERYDAWLTASPDVPKLLAAFEPGPGAMTDQGAVAWCEENIAGLEVSRHGPAGHHSPEDRPEELAAAISAWADRHGLTRLG; encoded by the coding sequence ATGCCCACCCTCCCCGTCCTCGACTCCACCCTCCACCACCGCGAGTCCGGCGATCCCGACGGACTGCCGTTCGTCTTCCTCCACGGCAACCCCACCTCCTCCCACCTGTGGCGGAACGTACTGCCGGGTGTCGCCGCACCCGGCCGCCGCCTCCTGGCGCCCGACCTCATCGGCATGGGCGACTCCGGGAAACCCCGCATCGCCTACTCCTTCGACGACCACGCCCGCTATCTCGACGCCTGGTTCGACGCCCTGGGCCTCGCCGAGGCCGTCCTGATCGGCCACGACTGGGGCGGCGCGCTCGCCTTCGACCGAGCCGCACGCCTCCCGGAACGTGTCCGCGGCCTCGCCTTCACCGAGACGATCCTCAAGCCGCTGGAAGGTGACGAATTCCCTTCCGCAGGACGGGAGTTGTTCACCCTGCTGCGCACCCCGGGAGTGGGCGAGGAGATGATCCTGGAGAAGTCGCTGTTCATCGAAGGACTCCCGGACACGATGGCCACGCCCCTCGACCCCGCCGACCTGGACGTCTACCGCCGCCCCTTCCCCACCCCGCACAGCCGCCGGCCGGTGCTGGCATGGACCCGCATGATGCCGTTCGACGCCGAGCCCGCCGACGTCGTGGCCCACATCGAACGCTACGACGCCTGGCTGACCGCCAGCCCTGACGTCCCCAAGCTGCTCGCCGCGTTCGAGCCGGGCCCCGGCGCGATGACCGACCAGGGCGCCGTCGCCTGGTGCGAGGAGAACATCGCGGGCCTGGAGGTGTCGCGCCACGGCCCGGCCGGCCACCACTCCCCCGAGGATCGCCCCGAGGAACTGGCCGCGGCGATCAGCGCCTGGGCCGACCGCCACGGGCTGACCCGCCTCGGATGA
- a CDS encoding dihydrofolate reductase family protein, producing MSVIVIEFITLDGVVSDPDGSAGTPRGGWAFRHGPQAVAGDKFRLGRTLDEGVLLLGRTTWQLFSRLWPGRDDPFATRMNTVPKLIASRTLSQTDTSAWANSTLLDGDLVDAVKRESRDVIITGSLSVVDQLRAADLVDEYRLLTFPSVLGTGRHLFPTDGPRAELDCLSTQQIGAAVLTHYRRAAR from the coding sequence GTGAGCGTCATCGTCATCGAGTTCATCACCCTGGACGGGGTCGTGTCCGACCCGGACGGATCCGCGGGAACGCCGCGGGGCGGCTGGGCATTCCGGCACGGCCCGCAGGCGGTGGCCGGGGACAAGTTCCGGCTCGGCCGCACGCTGGACGAGGGGGTGCTCCTGCTCGGGCGCACCACCTGGCAGCTGTTCTCCCGGCTCTGGCCGGGCCGCGACGACCCGTTCGCCACCCGCATGAACACCGTCCCGAAGCTGATCGCCTCCCGCACCCTGTCGCAGACCGACACCTCGGCCTGGGCGAACTCCACGCTCCTCGACGGCGACCTGGTCGACGCCGTCAAGCGTGAGAGCCGCGACGTGATCATCACCGGAAGCCTCAGCGTCGTGGACCAGCTGAGGGCCGCCGACCTGGTCGACGAGTACCGCCTGCTGACCTTCCCCAGCGTGCTCGGCACGGGCAGACACCTCTTCCCGACCGACGGCCCCCGAGCCGAACTGGACTGCCTCTCCACGCAGCAGATCGGCGCCGCCGTCCTCACCCACTACCGCAGGGCGGCGCGGTGA
- a CDS encoding NAD(P)-dependent oxidoreductase has protein sequence MRIAVFGANGPTGRHLTDQALDAGHEVVAVTRRPGSLSPTRPGLTVAVADATDPAAVDAALSGTDAVLSALGARFSKETITTYSASSTAITEAMTRHGINRLLAVSSSIADPHWRPTGAHFFNHVLDPLVNRRLGRTLHEDMRRMEDLIRRTELDWTLVRPSGLFEHPVVTDFHTAETSADGVFTARADLAASMLRELEERLYVRTAMGVITTAVKPNIAKLIWNEGVKKK, from the coding sequence ATGCGCATCGCAGTCTTCGGCGCCAACGGACCGACCGGCCGCCACCTCACCGACCAGGCCCTCGACGCCGGCCACGAGGTCGTCGCCGTGACCCGCCGCCCCGGCTCCCTCTCCCCCACGCGTCCCGGTCTCACCGTGGCCGTCGCCGACGCCACCGATCCGGCCGCTGTCGACGCCGCGCTCAGCGGGACGGACGCGGTCCTGTCCGCGCTGGGCGCGCGCTTCAGCAAGGAGACCATCACGACGTACTCGGCGAGCTCCACGGCCATCACGGAGGCCATGACCCGCCACGGCATCAACCGGCTCCTCGCCGTCAGCTCGAGCATCGCCGACCCGCACTGGCGCCCCACCGGCGCGCACTTCTTCAACCACGTCCTGGACCCGCTGGTGAACCGGCGCCTCGGCCGCACCCTCCACGAGGACATGCGCCGCATGGAGGACCTGATCCGTCGAACCGAGCTCGACTGGACCCTCGTCCGGCCCTCGGGACTCTTCGAGCACCCCGTCGTCACGGACTTCCACACCGCCGAGACCAGCGCCGACGGCGTCTTCACCGCCCGCGCGGACCTCGCCGCGAGCATGCTGCGCGAACTGGAGGAACGGCTCTACGTGCGCACCGCGATGGGCGTCATCACCACGGCCGTCAAGCCGAACATCGCCAAGCTCATCTGGAACGAAGGCGTGAAGAAGAAGTGA
- a CDS encoding MFS transporter — protein sequence MTPTAGAAHGNHRATYREVLAEPRFRLLFATRTVSITADALRITTFSVLVYATTDSALLSALAFGIGFLPQLFGSLLLGSLADRLPPRALLAGGYAFACAAALLLALVRMPISASLGVVALVALATPVFSGASSRLIAQALEGDAYVLGRSLNNIAGSGAQLFGLALGGATVAALGPHRALAVSAVLHLGCALAIRIRLPRRRSGAPESVQGDGGTVRTSLYGAALLLRGQTVRRLMLGQWLPPAFVAGAEGLIVAYAGARHFAPGWYAVLMGCLPVGMLIGDVLVGRLLRPPTRERLVVPLAALMGLPLFGFAAGPGVGASSCLLLLSGFGFAYGLGLQRPFLDALPQDGQGQAFGLLGAGGMTLQGVGPACFGAVAAGIGTGGAIALAGCAAALTAGWIHLWHAPATPKPVLRDLETTDTPRKAHTA from the coding sequence ATGACCCCGACCGCCGGAGCCGCACACGGCAACCACCGTGCCACCTACCGCGAGGTGCTGGCCGAGCCGCGATTCCGGCTGCTCTTCGCGACCCGTACCGTTTCGATCACCGCGGACGCGCTGCGGATCACCACGTTCTCGGTGCTGGTCTACGCGACCACCGACTCCGCGCTGCTGAGCGCACTGGCCTTCGGTATCGGCTTCCTCCCGCAACTCTTCGGCTCGCTGCTGCTGGGTTCCCTGGCCGACCGGCTGCCGCCCCGCGCGCTCCTCGCCGGCGGCTACGCCTTTGCGTGCGCCGCCGCCCTGCTGCTCGCCCTGGTGCGGATGCCGATCTCGGCAAGCCTCGGTGTCGTGGCGCTGGTCGCCCTCGCAACCCCGGTGTTCAGCGGCGCGTCGAGCCGACTGATCGCGCAGGCGCTGGAAGGCGACGCGTACGTACTGGGCCGTTCCCTGAACAACATCGCCGGCTCCGGCGCGCAACTGTTCGGACTGGCGCTGGGAGGCGCGACCGTCGCGGCACTCGGACCGCATCGGGCGCTCGCGGTGAGCGCCGTCCTCCACCTCGGCTGCGCGCTCGCCATCCGCATCCGGCTGCCGAGGCGGCGGTCGGGAGCGCCCGAGAGCGTGCAGGGCGACGGTGGGACCGTGCGGACAAGCCTGTACGGTGCCGCTCTGCTGCTGCGGGGACAGACGGTACGACGGCTGATGCTGGGCCAGTGGCTGCCGCCCGCGTTCGTCGCGGGCGCCGAGGGCCTGATCGTCGCCTACGCCGGCGCGCGCCACTTCGCGCCCGGCTGGTACGCGGTGCTGATGGGCTGCCTGCCGGTCGGCATGCTCATCGGCGACGTGCTGGTCGGCCGTCTCCTGCGCCCACCGACCCGCGAGCGGCTGGTGGTTCCACTGGCCGCGCTGATGGGACTGCCGCTGTTCGGCTTCGCCGCAGGGCCCGGAGTCGGCGCCTCGTCCTGCCTGCTGCTGCTCAGCGGCTTCGGATTCGCCTACGGCCTCGGCCTGCAACGACCGTTCCTGGACGCCCTGCCGCAGGACGGCCAGGGCCAGGCGTTCGGCCTGCTGGGCGCCGGAGGCATGACGCTGCAAGGTGTCGGCCCGGCCTGCTTCGGCGCGGTGGCCGCAGGCATCGGAACAGGCGGCGCCATCGCCCTGGCAGGCTGCGCGGCGGCACTCACCGCCGGTTGGATCCACCTCTGGCACGCCCCGGCCACCCCGAAACCCGTCCTACGAGACCTTGAGACCACGGACACCCCACGGAAGGCGCACACCGCATGA
- a CDS encoding LacI family DNA-binding transcriptional regulator produces the protein MPNNQRRITLRDIAKDTGLSPAAVSYALRGLQVPPETQRRVREAADRLGYQVDPIARALASGRTDTVGVLCESLTDAWQQGLAVTLGRRLLATGRHALIVDACNDPQLEAQLASHLAAQRVDALIVLPVDPAADHWKQVARQTALIAIGDGLPGVTTSAEVVFDNELGVTDALSRLASAGHRTIGVVTPRLASTPDRPAESMVHRVAGELGLTLTVHTSPYDLEGATAVARTALTDPDRPTAFLCFGDSMAYGVYAAARDLGLTVPDDVSVLGYDDQPLSRLLTPPLSSYRWPVDELLDLIVERTVRAVEEGKRSRRKVLAPTVQWRGSVAGPRNGAGTG, from the coding sequence GTGCCCAACAACCAGCGACGTATCACCTTGCGCGACATCGCGAAGGACACCGGACTCTCCCCCGCCGCGGTGTCCTACGCCCTGCGCGGCCTGCAGGTGCCGCCGGAGACCCAGCGGCGGGTGCGCGAGGCGGCGGACCGGCTCGGCTACCAGGTCGACCCGATCGCCAGGGCGCTGGCCTCCGGCCGGACCGACACCGTCGGAGTGCTGTGCGAGTCGCTGACCGACGCGTGGCAGCAGGGGCTGGCGGTCACCCTCGGCCGCAGACTGCTGGCGACCGGCCGGCACGCCCTGATCGTCGACGCCTGCAACGACCCACAGCTGGAAGCCCAGTTGGCCTCGCATCTGGCGGCCCAGCGGGTGGACGCGCTGATCGTGCTGCCCGTCGACCCGGCCGCCGACCACTGGAAGCAGGTGGCCCGGCAGACGGCTCTGATCGCCATCGGTGACGGCCTCCCCGGGGTCACCACGTCGGCCGAGGTCGTCTTCGACAACGAACTCGGGGTCACCGACGCGCTCAGTCGGCTGGCCTCCGCGGGCCACCGCACGATCGGGGTCGTGACGCCCCGCCTGGCGAGCACCCCCGACCGGCCGGCCGAGAGCATGGTCCACCGGGTGGCGGGCGAGCTGGGCCTGACGCTGACCGTGCACACCTCGCCGTACGACCTCGAGGGCGCAACCGCCGTGGCACGCACGGCGCTTACGGATCCGGACCGCCCGACGGCGTTCCTGTGTTTCGGCGATTCCATGGCCTACGGCGTCTATGCCGCCGCCCGGGATCTCGGCCTGACGGTGCCGGACGACGTGTCCGTGCTGGGCTACGACGACCAGCCCCTGTCCCGGTTGCTGACCCCGCCGCTGTCCAGCTACCGCTGGCCCGTGGACGAGTTGCTGGACCTCATCGTCGAACGCACCGTGAGGGCCGTCGAAGAGGGCAAGCGCAGCCGGCGCAAGGTGCTGGCGCCGACCGTGCAGTGGCGCGGCTCGGTCGCGGGTCCGCGCAACGGGGCCGGCACCGGCTGA
- a CDS encoding TetR/AcrR family transcriptional regulator: MNNAAPAPARTRGRPRGNPPTRESIVSAARALFLERGYKRTTVRAVGAAAGVDPALIAYHFGSKKGLFADVMQFQCANALAVDDVLGGDPSTLPDRLIDAVTGLWEDADFLQLTAQGDEAAEVIREYLEQELLARLVEFLGGRDATARATAVVTILGGLIYTRYLNPLPTPAALTPAETRHVLAPALRAALAPRSRTATATATATATGAGR, translated from the coding sequence ATGAATAACGCCGCCCCTGCCCCCGCCCGCACCCGAGGTCGCCCCCGCGGCAACCCGCCGACCCGCGAGTCGATCGTCTCGGCTGCCCGCGCGCTGTTCCTGGAGCGCGGCTACAAGCGCACCACGGTGCGTGCCGTGGGCGCGGCGGCGGGTGTCGACCCGGCACTCATCGCGTACCACTTCGGCTCGAAGAAGGGCCTGTTCGCGGACGTGATGCAGTTCCAGTGCGCCAACGCGCTGGCGGTGGACGACGTCCTCGGCGGTGACCCGAGCACCCTCCCCGACCGTCTGATCGACGCGGTGACGGGCCTGTGGGAGGACGCCGACTTCCTCCAGCTCACCGCCCAGGGCGACGAGGCCGCCGAGGTGATCCGCGAGTACCTGGAACAGGAACTGCTGGCCCGGCTTGTTGAATTTCTCGGCGGCCGTGACGCGACCGCCCGTGCCACGGCCGTGGTGACGATCCTCGGCGGCCTCATCTACACCCGCTACCTCAACCCGCTCCCCACCCCGGCCGCCCTCACCCCGGCCGAGACCCGGCACGTCCTGGCCCCGGCACTGCGCGCGGCCCTGGCACCGCGGTCGCGTACCGCGACCGCGACCGCGACCGCGACCGCCACCGGCGCAGGCCGCTGA
- a CDS encoding RNA polymerase subunit sigma-70, whose amino-acid sequence MATNVCLTALEGRSRRPLPSGLGAPSGNPEAPLTPALEVPWLEPFPDARFDVEVRADLRLAWVAAVQVLPARQRAVLVLREVLAFSAAEVAEQLGTSVAAVNSALQRARAGLADVGDASTVTEPADPEVRAVVRRYMEAFEAADVPALVRLLADDAILEMPPVPLWYLGSQDYGRFMERVFRMRGSGWLVRELTACAQPALAAYAPEPGGGHRLHTLQVLTVTAGRITHNVVFADPRLFDTFDLPREIPARKS is encoded by the coding sequence ATCGCGACCAACGTGTGCCTGACCGCACTGGAGGGCCGCAGTCGGCGGCCGCTGCCGTCCGGCCTGGGAGCGCCGAGCGGCAACCCCGAGGCCCCGCTGACGCCGGCGCTCGAGGTGCCCTGGCTGGAGCCGTTCCCCGACGCGCGGTTCGATGTGGAGGTCCGGGCCGATCTGCGGCTTGCGTGGGTGGCGGCCGTGCAGGTCCTGCCGGCGCGGCAGCGGGCGGTACTGGTGCTGCGGGAGGTACTGGCCTTCAGCGCCGCCGAGGTCGCCGAGCAGTTGGGGACGTCGGTCGCGGCGGTCAACAGCGCCTTGCAGCGCGCCCGTGCCGGCCTCGCCGACGTGGGCGACGCCAGTACGGTCACTGAGCCGGCGGATCCCGAGGTGCGAGCGGTCGTCCGGCGCTACATGGAGGCGTTCGAGGCGGCGGACGTGCCCGCGCTCGTACGGCTGCTGGCCGACGACGCGATCCTGGAGATGCCGCCGGTTCCGCTGTGGTACCTCGGCAGCCAGGACTACGGCCGATTCATGGAGCGGGTGTTCCGGATGCGGGGCAGCGGGTGGCTCGTGCGGGAGCTCACCGCCTGCGCGCAGCCCGCCCTCGCCGCCTACGCGCCGGAGCCCGGCGGCGGCCACCGACTGCACACCCTCCAGGTCCTCACGGTCACCGCCGGCCGCATCACACACAACGTGGTGTTCGCCGACCCCCGCCTCTTCGACACCTTCGACCTGCCCAGGGAAATTCCCGCGAGGAAGTCCTGA
- a CDS encoding pyridoxamine 5'-phosphate oxidase family protein, translating into MTTAAELPGSVRKFLDRPHTATFTTLRPDGTPHVTPVRFTFDAVTGLARVTTRAGARKARNVTAGGPAAPVALCQADGFRWATLEGCATVTEDPVRLAEAVRRYTARYHAVPPTPPDLVVIEIAVDRVLRLNL; encoded by the coding sequence ATGACGACGGCCGCGGAACTCCCGGGCTCCGTAAGGAAGTTCCTCGACCGCCCCCACACGGCCACCTTCACCACCCTCCGCCCCGACGGCACCCCACACGTCACGCCGGTCCGCTTCACCTTTGACGCGGTCACCGGCCTGGCCCGGGTCACCACCCGGGCGGGAGCCCGCAAAGCCCGGAACGTGACGGCGGGTGGGCCGGCGGCCCCCGTCGCCCTCTGCCAGGCGGACGGCTTCCGCTGGGCCACCCTCGAAGGCTGCGCCACCGTGACCGAGGATCCCGTACGCCTGGCCGAGGCGGTCCGCCGGTACACCGCCCGCTACCACGCGGTCCCGCCCACCCCACCGGACCTGGTCGTCATCGAGATCGCCGTCGACCGCGTCCTGCGCCTCAACCTCTGA
- a CDS encoding aromatic amino acid ammonia-lyase, giving the protein MTSAHPDAVCFDGSSLTASQVTALARTRRPVHLDPRARARVSAARPAAVRASTRRPVYGHSTGVGANRTTALDEDATQEFGLRLLRSHAGGIGPVVPVEQARAMLAVRLNQLLGAGSAIDVTVVDALAHALTHGHVPEVHALGSLGTADLTALAELGLTLVGEQPWQPGTGLGAPPRPLTLSSWDALPLLSSSALTIGQAALAATDLRTLLDRLPLVAALSLTAVHGSLEPYAAAVHARRPHPGAQRSAARMTELLDRADWSPSLVQDPFGFRCLPQVHGAAMDAWTALDGVLTVELNASAENPLLDGEDYYHHGGFHQAPLALALDHMRLALLGTAQLTTARQGALNEPAFTGLPPFLAQAENGSSGLMITEIAAHSAMAELRGAAQPVTLGHAVVSRGVEEHASFAATAARRLTEAVDQFGLVLACELVGAVRALRMLERTPPGDGELSRFHEAAAAVLDPDLADRKPTADVHAAAALLRSADLGLPIGAGPAVPVASR; this is encoded by the coding sequence ATGACCTCCGCACACCCCGACGCCGTCTGCTTCGACGGCTCCTCCCTGACCGCGAGCCAGGTGACCGCACTGGCCCGCACCCGGCGCCCCGTCCACCTGGACCCGCGGGCCAGGGCACGCGTGAGCGCGGCGCGCCCGGCGGCCGTCAGGGCCAGCACGCGGCGCCCGGTCTACGGCCATTCCACCGGCGTCGGCGCCAACCGCACCACCGCGCTCGACGAGGACGCCACCCAGGAGTTCGGCCTGCGCCTGTTGCGCAGCCACGCCGGTGGCATCGGACCCGTCGTCCCCGTCGAGCAGGCCCGGGCCATGCTCGCGGTGCGCCTCAACCAGCTCCTGGGCGCCGGATCCGCCATCGACGTGACCGTCGTCGACGCACTCGCACACGCCCTCACCCACGGCCACGTCCCCGAGGTCCACGCACTCGGCTCGCTCGGCACCGCCGACCTGACCGCGCTGGCCGAACTCGGCCTCACCCTCGTCGGCGAGCAGCCCTGGCAGCCGGGCACCGGCCTCGGCGCCCCGCCCCGCCCGCTCACCCTGAGCTCCTGGGACGCGCTGCCGCTGCTGTCCAGCAGTGCGCTGACCATCGGTCAGGCGGCGCTCGCCGCCACCGACCTGCGTACCTTGTTGGACCGCCTGCCGCTGGTCGCGGCCCTGTCGCTCACCGCCGTGCACGGCTCCCTGGAGCCGTACGCCGCGGCCGTCCACGCCCGCCGGCCGCACCCCGGCGCGCAGCGGTCCGCCGCCCGCATGACCGAGCTGCTCGACCGCGCCGACTGGAGCCCGTCGCTGGTCCAGGACCCGTTCGGATTCCGCTGCCTGCCCCAGGTCCACGGCGCCGCCATGGACGCCTGGACCGCGCTCGACGGCGTCCTCACGGTGGAGCTCAACGCCAGCGCCGAGAACCCGCTCCTGGACGGTGAGGACTACTACCACCACGGAGGGTTCCACCAGGCGCCCCTGGCCCTGGCCCTGGACCACATGCGGCTGGCGCTCCTGGGCACCGCGCAGCTCACCACCGCCCGGCAGGGCGCGCTCAACGAACCCGCCTTCACCGGCCTGCCCCCCTTCCTGGCCCAGGCGGAGAACGGGAGCAGCGGCCTGATGATCACCGAGATCGCCGCGCACAGCGCTATGGCCGAACTGCGGGGCGCCGCCCAGCCGGTGACACTCGGTCACGCCGTCGTCTCCCGGGGGGTCGAGGAGCACGCCAGCTTCGCCGCCACCGCCGCGCGCCGACTGACCGAAGCGGTGGACCAGTTCGGTCTCGTCCTGGCCTGCGAACTCGTCGGGGCGGTGCGCGCCCTGCGGATGCTGGAACGGACCCCGCCCGGGGACGGTGAGCTGTCGCGCTTCCACGAGGCGGCCGCGGCCGTCCTCGACCCCGACCTCGCAGACCGCAAACCGACCGCGGACGTCCACGCCGCGGCGGCGCTCCTGCGCTCGGCCGATCTGGGCCTGCCGATCGGGGCCGGGCCCGCGGTGCCCGTCGCGTCACGGTGA